A window of the Cryptosporidium parvum Iowa II chromosome 7, whole genome shotgun sequence genome harbors these coding sequences:
- a CDS encoding hypothetical protein (transcripts identified by EST) has protein sequence MSKINLLNLKLVKKFENEDKYYEKGIKISANAIRISMRILLLFLFALIFSISSINGSNLSESPVDTRAKYGIVSHPEERSCKEKLLKTFSCLKLHSLLVKVKYIYVKFKTLLTYLFTYFKESDIDLEGIRDIVLNEIAQLSLENQAIVSVYVRKSCEREFPGFSTPMLKDFDPNASRHHVAPLSESKFEKSYVTQTLEILFRKNSKIKKIIKRADQLTTLKLCLSRLTFNLYRLAVFCQTAIKSLIKAILKANPNCKQFLSYAKSRLPLSSGGYDTSSSSSDEERYDEYFEKMKTYLPGGSSGGASGGASGGASGGDSGGDSGGASGGASGGASGGDSGGDSGGDSGGPTATQSGYNQYQQLRGISKVFRTSDKKETTSSLVCTCTSDKFSSRTCVCRPCAMRDNRGSTDSSIQPSCEIELPKKQKKALPKINLPCGYIPNPGDLCPIPLKTNKDFVVRKQNLESILSLPLRVTLQELDIEDISTDEELFCTEDFIKRPQEKKKLCLADLKKIREEPVEQPCMKSPDKSEMSKTKKIQRPSSPESSKFPLAHQLGLMQLQNFKTKDVPSKRFPRTRNTAVSRSHSTKHPRPLQTGDTSDDTKPHVSIPHLCSEARQSIQKPVLYSPTVDGGESKRQLGPDPSVRPKTTRPQLKIEDHSSHSTHRPRRRVEVVCRDGDYESRKASNLEEQLASLKISLNDNRSSHFTGGHGGHGGHGGQSSHRERSKNRERSRNRERSRNRERSGNRESGAKMASKVTYDGSGSRCARGGSSKEPMLLNAPTSMGGSSSSGSAASLDKYDLNDILEQSD, from the coding sequence ATGTCTAAAATTAACTTGTTAAATCTAAAATTagtaaaaaaatttgagaacgaagataaatattatgaGAAAGGAATTAAAATTTCCGCTAATGCTATTAGAATTAGTATGAGGATTCTTTTACTATTTCTATTTGCATTGATATTCTCGATATCTTCAATTAATGGTTCAAACTTATCAGAATCTCCTGTTGATACCAGAGCAAAATATGGAATTGTTTCACATCCAGAAGAACGATCATGCAAAGAGAAGTTGCTCAAAACATTTTCTTGTCTTAAGTTACATAGCCTTCTTGttaaagttaaatatatttatgtaaaatttaaaacttTACTTACATACCTATTTACATATTTTAAGGAGTCAGATATTGACTTAGAAGGCATACGAGACATTgttttaaatgaaattgCTCAACTCTCATTAGAAAATCAAGCAATAGTATCCGTCTATGTTAGAAAATCATGTGAAAGGGAGTTCCCTGGATTTTCTACTCCAATGCTTAAAGACTTTGATCCAAACGCTTCCAGACATCATGTAGCTCCGCTCTCTGAAAGTAAATTCGAAAAGTCTTATGTAACCCAAACTCTTGAAATActatttagaaaaaattccaaaataaagaaaattatcaaGAGAGCTGATCAATTAACAACTTTAAAACTTTGCCTTTCGAGATTAACATTCAATTTGTACAGGCTTGCTGTATTCTGTCAAACTGCAATTAAAAGCCTTATTAAAGCTATTCTCAAAGCAAATCCAAATTGTAAACAATTTCTTTCGTATGCAAAATCAAGGCTGCCTCTCTCTTCAGGAGGTTATGAtacttcttcttcatcttcagaTGAAGAACGTTACGATGAATATTTCGAGAAAATGAAAACTTATCTGCCTGGTGGCTCATCAGGTGGTGCATCAGGTGGTGCATCAGGTGGTGCATCAGGTGGCGATTCGGGCGGCGATTCTGGTGGTGCTTCAGGTGGTGCCTCTGGTGGTGCTTCAGGAGGCGATTCAGGCGGTGATTCAGGTGGTGATTCTGGTGGTCCCACAGCTACACAAAGCGGCTATAACCAATATCAACAACTTAGAGGAATTTCTAAAGTATTTAGAACTAGTGacaaaaaagaaactaCTAGTTCATTAGTCTGCACATGTACGAGTGATAAATTTTCCAGTAGAACTTGTGTATGTAGGCCTTGTGCTATGAGGGATAATCGTGGATCAACTGATAGTTCAATTCAACCTTCATGTGAAATTGAGCTACCTAAAAAGCAGAAAAAGGCACTTCCCAAAATCAATTTACCGTGTGGTTATATTCCAAATCCTGGAGATTTGTGTCCAATTCCACTTAAGACTAATAAAGATTTTGTAGTACGAAAACAGAATTTAGAAAGTATTCTTAGTCTTCCTCTTAGAGTTACTCTACAAGAGTTAGATATTGAGGATATAAGCACAGATGAGGAACTTTTCTGTACAGAAGATTTCATTAAAAGACCtcaagaaaagaaaaaactCTGTTTAGCGgatctaaaaaaaatacgTGAAGAGCCGGTTGAGCAGCCTTGCATGAAATCACCTGATAAATCAGAAATGAGTAAAActaaaaaaattcaaagacCTAGTTCTCCGGAATCTTCCAAGTTTCCACTTGCACATCAATTAGGGCTAATGCAGCTTCAAAACTTTAAAACGAAAGATGTGCCATCTAAAAGATTTCCAAGAACAAGAAATACTGCAGTTTCTAGATCACATTCAACGAAGCATCCTAGGCCTTTACAAACTGGTGATACGTCAGATGATACTAAACCCCATGTATCCATCCCCCATTTATGTTCAGAAGCGCGTCAAAGCATTCAGAAGCCTGTTCTATATAGCCCTACAGTGGATGGGGGGGAATCGAAGAGGCAACTTGGACCAGACCCTTCAGTTAGACCAAAGACTACAAGGCCTCAACTCAAAATTGAAGATCATAGTAGTCATAGCACTCACAGACCGCGCCGAAGAGTAGAAGTAGTATGTCGAGATGGAGATTATGAAAGTAGAAAAGCTAGTAATCTAGAGGAACAACTTGCTTCACTAAAAATTTCTCTCAATGATAATCGTAGCAGTCACTTTACTGGAGGACATGGAGGACATGGAGGACATGGAGGACAATCATCACACAGAGAACGATCAAAGAATAGAGAACGATCAAGGAACAGAGAACGATCAAGGAATAGAGAACGGTCGGGGAACAGAGAAAGTGGAGCAAAGATGGCATCAAAAGTGACTTATGATGGCTCTGGCTCAAGATGCGCTAGAGGAGGATCTAGTAAAGAACCAATGCTGCTTAACGCCCCTACATCGATGGGTGGTAGCTCGTCTTCGGGAAGTGCAGCAAGTTTGGATAAATATGATTTGAACGATATTCTTGAGCAATCTGATTAA